A window from Salvia miltiorrhiza cultivar Shanhuang (shh) chromosome 2, IMPLAD_Smil_shh, whole genome shotgun sequence encodes these proteins:
- the LOC131012398 gene encoding vesicle-associated protein 4-1 isoform X2, with translation MRKRKRKFGDNTCSKSHSCNTKTPKRRRCALPAAESAMALVEERSASSDGKVWGLFKLPFRNSHNTTSSSSASANFAHYQQNYGHGNGNAQFPVEGSAAQATSVSSVARSLLPARRRLKLDPSNKLYFPYEPGKQVRSAIRIKNTSKSHVAFKFQTTAPKSCFMRPPGAILAPGESIIATVFKFVEPPENNEKPMDQKSTVKFKIMSLKVKGPTDYIPELFDEQKDEVAVEQILRVVFLDAERPSPALDKLKRQLAEAEAELEARKKPSEDTGPKFIGEGLVIDEWKERRERYLARQQVEGVDSI, from the exons ATGCgaaaaagaaagaggaaatTTGGCGACAACACCTGTTCAAAAAGTCACTCTTGCAACACCAAAACCCCAAAGCGACGACGTTGCGCGCTCCCGGCGGCGGAATCAGCCATGGCGCTCGTGGAGGAGAGATCGGCGTCCTCCGATGGAAAAGTCTGGGGGCTATTCAAGCTCCCTTTCCGGAATTCCCATAACACGACGTCGTCGTCATCGGCGTCCGCAAATTTCGCTCATTATCAGCAGAATTATGGTCACGGAAACGGTAACGCTCAGTTCCCGGTGGAGGGATCAGCTGCGCAAGCCACCTCGGTCTCTTCAGTTGCCAGATCGCTGCTTCCCGCACGGCGTCGTTTGAAGCTCGATCCCTCTAATAAGCTTTATTTTCCCT ACGAACCAGGTAAGCAAGTCCGAAGTGCTATCAGAATAAAAAATACAAGCAAGTCTCATGTGGCTTTCAAG TTCCAAACGACTGCACCAAAGAGCTGTTTCATGCGTCCTCCTGGGGCCATTCTTGCTCCTGGCGAGAGTATCATAGCAACTG TATTCAAGTTTGTCGAGCCTCCAGAGAACAATGAGAAGCCGATGGATCAGAAAAGCACGGTGAAGTTCAAAATCATGAGCCTAAAAGTGAAAGGGCCAACTGACTACATACCTGAACTG TTTGATGAGCAAAAGGATGAAGTGGCTGTAGAGCAGATACTGCGGGTTGTTTTTCTAGATGCAGAACGTCCTAGCCCT GCACTAGACAAATTAAAGCGCCAGCTGGCTGAAGCGGAAGCTGAACTTGAGGCTCGCAAGAAGCCTTCAGAAGACACAGGTCCAAAGTTCATCGGAGAAGGACTTGTCATTGATGAATGG aaagaaagaagagagagatacTTGGCTCGTCAACAAGTGGAAGGGGTAGACTCCATATGA
- the LOC131012398 gene encoding vesicle-associated protein 4-1 isoform X1: MRKRKRKFGDNTCSKSHSCNTKTPKRRRCALPAAESAMALVEERSASSDGKVWGLFKLPFRNSHNTTSSSSASANFAHYQQNYGHGNGNAQFPVEGSAAQATSVSSVARSLLPARRRLKLDPSNKLYFPYEPGKQVRSAIRIKNTSKSHVAFKFQTTAPKSCFMRPPGAILAPGESIIATVFKFVEPPENNEKPMDQKSTVKFKIMSLKVKGPTDYIPELFDEQKDEVAVEQILRVVFLDAERPSPALDKLKRQLAEAEAELEARKKPSEDTGPKFIGEGLVIDEWVSLQISLSRADLCHFVLVFTLFLPDNLQKERRERYLARQQVEGVDSI, encoded by the exons ATGCgaaaaagaaagaggaaatTTGGCGACAACACCTGTTCAAAAAGTCACTCTTGCAACACCAAAACCCCAAAGCGACGACGTTGCGCGCTCCCGGCGGCGGAATCAGCCATGGCGCTCGTGGAGGAGAGATCGGCGTCCTCCGATGGAAAAGTCTGGGGGCTATTCAAGCTCCCTTTCCGGAATTCCCATAACACGACGTCGTCGTCATCGGCGTCCGCAAATTTCGCTCATTATCAGCAGAATTATGGTCACGGAAACGGTAACGCTCAGTTCCCGGTGGAGGGATCAGCTGCGCAAGCCACCTCGGTCTCTTCAGTTGCCAGATCGCTGCTTCCCGCACGGCGTCGTTTGAAGCTCGATCCCTCTAATAAGCTTTATTTTCCCT ACGAACCAGGTAAGCAAGTCCGAAGTGCTATCAGAATAAAAAATACAAGCAAGTCTCATGTGGCTTTCAAG TTCCAAACGACTGCACCAAAGAGCTGTTTCATGCGTCCTCCTGGGGCCATTCTTGCTCCTGGCGAGAGTATCATAGCAACTG TATTCAAGTTTGTCGAGCCTCCAGAGAACAATGAGAAGCCGATGGATCAGAAAAGCACGGTGAAGTTCAAAATCATGAGCCTAAAAGTGAAAGGGCCAACTGACTACATACCTGAACTG TTTGATGAGCAAAAGGATGAAGTGGCTGTAGAGCAGATACTGCGGGTTGTTTTTCTAGATGCAGAACGTCCTAGCCCT GCACTAGACAAATTAAAGCGCCAGCTGGCTGAAGCGGAAGCTGAACTTGAGGCTCGCAAGAAGCCTTCAGAAGACACAGGTCCAAAGTTCATCGGAGAAGGACTTGTCATTGATGAATGGGTAAGCCTCCAAATTTCTTTGTCTCGAGCTGATCTCTGTCATTTCGTTTTGGTCTTTACCCTCTTCCTCCCCGACAATCTGcagaaagaaagaagagagagatacTTGGCTCGTCAACAAGTGGAAGGGGTAGACTCCATATGA